A single Oncorhynchus kisutch isolate 150728-3 linkage group LG19, Okis_V2, whole genome shotgun sequence DNA region contains:
- the LOC109910200 gene encoding E3 ubiquitin-protein transferase RMND5B-like: MEQCACVERELEKVLHRFVMYGHQSEERLDELLRSVCELRGQLVTFGVQDADLSVLSQTMAQCCKNIKETVQLLASRHKDIHGSVSKVGKAIDRNFDAEVSAVVAETVWDSPERQKYLSETIVEHLYRQGMLSVAEDLCQESGVVIDMSMKQPFLELNRILEALRMQDLRPALEWAVTNRQRLLDLNSTLEFKLHRLYFISLLNGGITNQLEALQYARHFQPFASQHQRDIQILMGSLVYLRHGIENSPYRSLLETNQWADICNSFTRDACALLGLSVESPLSVSFASGCMALPVLMNIKQVIEQRQCSGVWTHKDELPIEIDLGKKCWYHSVFACPILRQQTSESNPPMKLICGHVISRDALNKLTNAGKLKCPYCPMEQNPSDAKQIFF, from the exons ATGGAgcagtgtgcgtgtgtggagCGGGAGCTGGAGAAGGTGCTCCATAGGTTCGTCATGTACGGACACCAGTCAGAGGAACGTCTGGACGAACTACTACGCAGCGTCTGTGAGCTACGGGGACAGCTGGTTACATTCG GGGTACAAGATGCAGATCTTTCGGTGCTGTCGCAGACCATGGCCCAGTGTTGTAAGAACATTAAAGAAACAGTACAGCTGCTGGCCTCCAGACACAAGGACATCCACGGCAGTGTCTCCAAAGTCGGCAAAGCTATCGACAGG AACTTTGATGCAGAGGTGAGTGCAGTGGTAGCAGAGACCGTGTGGgactcacctgagagacagaagtACCTGAGTGAGACCATTGTGGAACACCTGTACAGACAAGGCATGCTGAGTGTGGCAGAGGACCTATGTCAG GAGTCTGGAGTAGTGATTGACATGAGCATGAAGCAGCCGTTCTTGGAACTCAACAGGATCCTGGAGGCCTTGAGGATGCAGGACCTCAGACCAGCACTAGA GTGGGCAGTAACAAACCGGCAGCGCCTTCTGGACCTGAACAGTACCCTGGAGTTCAAGCTGCACCGCCTCTACTTCATCAGCCTGTTAAACGGAGGCATCACCAACCAGCTGGAGGCGCTACAGTACGCCAGGCACTTCCAGCCCTTCGCCTCACAGCACCAGAGAG ACATCCAGATCCTCATGGGTAGTCTGGTGTACCTGCGGCACGGCATAGAGAACTCTCCCTACCGCTCTCTGCTAGAGACCAACCAATGGGCTGACATCTGTAACAGCTTCACCAGGGACGCCTGCGCTCTGCTGGGGCTATCTGTAGAGTCACCTCTCAGTgtcag TTTTGCGTCAGGCTGCATGGCTCTGCCCGTCCTGATGAACATCAAACAGGTGATTgaacagagacagtgtagtggaGTCTGGACACACAAGGACGAGCTGCCT atTGAGATAGATCTGGGGAAGAAGTGCTGGTACCACTCTGTGTTCGCCTGTCCCATCCTCCGACAGCAGACGTCAGAGAGCAACCCTCCCATGAAGCTCATCTGTGGACACGTCATCTCCAGAGACGCCCTCAACAAACTCACCAACGCTGGAAA ACTGAAATGTCCCTACTGTCCCATGGAGCAGAACCCGTCAGATGCCAAGCAGATCTTCTTTTGA